A genomic segment from Desulfurispirillum indicum S5 encodes:
- a CDS encoding response regulator transcription factor, with amino-acid sequence MENQPLIHILIIEDDRRLAQLISEYLQSHGLVVRVETDGERGLREALRHRYDVILLDLGLPGRDGISVCQQLRGHSDIPILITTARGEEADKVLGLEVGADDYIAKPYSPRELLARIRAFTRRMRGQVGPRHAVLQVGSLCLEPEALQATLDSSRLDLTSYEFALLYALASNAGQVLSRERLMELARGSSDDAFDRSVDVHISRLRQKLGDNSRPVKMIRTVRGAGYQFVAGGRQ; translated from the coding sequence GTGGAAAATCAACCGCTTATCCATATCCTGATTATAGAAGACGATCGACGTTTGGCTCAACTGATCAGCGAGTACCTGCAGAGTCATGGGTTGGTGGTGAGGGTGGAGACTGACGGAGAACGCGGTCTGCGGGAGGCATTGCGCCACCGTTATGATGTCATCCTTCTTGATCTCGGCCTGCCTGGGCGTGATGGGATATCGGTCTGCCAGCAACTTCGCGGTCATTCCGATATTCCCATACTCATTACCACAGCGCGGGGCGAAGAAGCGGACAAAGTTCTTGGCCTGGAGGTGGGAGCCGATGACTATATCGCGAAACCCTATTCGCCTCGTGAACTGCTGGCCCGCATCCGTGCTTTTACTCGCCGGATGCGGGGGCAGGTGGGTCCGCGTCATGCCGTGTTGCAGGTTGGGAGTCTGTGCCTTGAGCCTGAGGCTTTGCAGGCAACCCTGGACAGTTCGAGGCTTGATCTGACCAGTTATGAGTTTGCCCTTCTGTACGCCCTGGCCAGTAATGCGGGCCAGGTGCTGTCCCGTGAACGTCTTATGGAGCTTGCCCGTGGAAGTTCTGATGATGCCTTTGACCGATCCGTCGATGTGCATATTTCGCGATTGCGCCAGAAGCTGGGTGATAACTCACGTCCTGTGAAGATGATTCGAACCGTACGCGGTGCAGGCTACCAGTTCGTAGCAGGGGGCAGGCAATGA